The segment CCGACCAGCTCTATTTCAAGACCGAGGAGGAAATGCGGGAGCTTTTCCCCGACGTGCCGGAGGCTTATGAGAACACTCTGAAGATCGCGGAGCTGATCGACCTGGAGCTGGGGTATGACAAGTTTCTGCTGCCGGAGATCGAGACTCCGCCGGAATTTGAAGACATGGGCGCTTATCTCCGGGCCCTATGTGAAGAGGGGGCCAGGGAAAAATATCCCGAAATCTCTGATGAGGTCCGCTCCCGGATCGAATTTGAACTCGATGTGATCCATAGAATGGGCTTTGACGGCTATTACCTGGTGGTGAAGGACCTGATCGACAACGCCCGCAAGCAGGGGGTGCCCGTGGGGCCGGGACGCGGTTCCGGAGCTGGCAGCATCGTGGCCTATCTGCTGAACATCACCCAGATCGACCCGATCCGCTACGGGCTGATGTTTGAGCGCTTCCTCAACCCGGACCGGATCAGCATGCCGGATTTCGACATCGATTTCTGCGCCCAGGGCCGGGGCAAGGTGATCGACTACGTGGTCCAGAAATACGGCCGCAACAGCGTTACGCAGATCATCACCTTCAGCACGCTGGGCGCCAAATCAGTGATCAAGGACGTGGCCAGGGTGCTGATGGTGCCAGCCAGCGAAGCGAATAACATCACCAAGACCATCCCCTACGGCAAAAACCTGGAGGAAGCCTATAAGGAATCCCCGGATTTCAAGCATCTGATCGACAACAACGAGCTCTATCAAAGCATCTACAAACACAGCCTGGTTTTGGAAGGATTGATCCGCCAGACCGGGATCCACGCGGCGGGACTGGTGATCGCGCCCGGCGACCTGACCGAATACATCCCCCTGACCTGCAGCACCCAGAAGGATGCCGACAACAACATCCTGGTCCAGTATGAAGGCAAATGGCTGGACGAACTGAAGTTTCTCAAAATGGACATCCTGGGGCTCAAGACCCTCACCTTGATCCAGAAGACGGTGGACCTGGTGAAGCAGGCGCACAACATTGGCCTGGACGTGGAAAACCTGGACCTGACGGACAAGAAGGTCTATCAGCTGCTGGGGAAAGGGGAGACGGACGGCGTCTTCCAGTTCGAATCCGACGGCATGCGCAAATACCTGATGGAACTAAGGCCCAACATGTTTGAGGACCTGATCGCCATGGTCGCCCTGTTCCGGCCCGGCCCGATGCGCTTCATTCCGAACTACATCGCGCGCAAGCATAAAAAGGAAAAGGTCGAATACGACCATCCCATCATGGAGAACAGCCTGAGGGAAACCTATGGGGTCACGGTCTACCAGGAACAGGTGATGCAGATATCCCGGGAGATGGCTAATTTCACAGGCGGAGAGGCCGATTCGCTGCGCAAGGCCATGGGCAAAAAGAACCATGAGCTCTTGATGCGTTTCAAGCAGAAATTCGTCGAGGGAGCGACTGCCAACCAGGTGACCGAAAGGGTGGCGGACAAGATCTGGCAGGATTGGGAGAAATTCGCTCAATACGCCTTCAACAAATCCCACGCCACCTGTTACGCTTTGGTGGCCTACCGCACGGCCTGGCTCAAAGCTCATTATCCGGTGGAATTCATGGCCGCCCTGCTTTCCCTGGAGGACGACCCCGCGGCAGTGCCGGTCAAGATCGAGGTCTGCAAGTCCATGGGGATCAAGATCCTGCCTCCCAACATCAACCGCAGCGACAAGGAATTCAGCGTGCGCGGCAAAGAGGTGCGGTTTGGCCTGAAGGCGATCAAGAACCTGGGCGAGGCGGCGATCAACGCCATCGTGGAAGACCGCGTGAAGAACGGCACCTACGGCAACATCTTCAATTTCTGCTCCCGGCTGGACAGCAGCGCGATCAACAAAACCGTGCTGGAAAGCCTGATCGCCAGTGGCTCGATGGATGAACTGGAGGGAACCAGGGCGCAGAAATGGGCCGTGATCGAACTGGCCCTATCTTTCAATACGGGAGCGCAAAGGGACAGGCGGATCGGGCAGACCTCGCTGTTTGACCTGATCACCTCAGACGAGTCCACCGAAGAGTATTATCCGCCTCTGCCAATCGAGGATCCCTGGAGCTATGCCTACCAATTGGAAAAAGAAAAGGAAGTGCTGGGTTTCTACATGGGCGGGCATCCGCTCTATGAATACCGCAGCCTGATCCGGCACCTTACCAACGCCGACGCCAAGAGCGGCAAGGGCAAGGCGAACCAGGACCTGGTCTTGGCGGGGATCGTGACCGCCATTTCCCGCAAACGCGACGCCAAGGGTAATCCAATCGCCTTTGTGGAGTTCGAAGACCTGGCCGGCAGGTATGAAGTTGCGCTGTTCAACCACGACTACCAGACCCATTATCCCAAGCTGGCCGCCGGGAGCATCTTCTTTGTGTTCGGCACCAAATCCGGTTTCAACGGCAACGACGACAACCTGCTGCGGATCGTGCCTGCGAACCTGATCGCCCTGGAAGAACTGCCCCAAATCCTGAAAGGTGAGATCCGGCTGAATATCAAACAGGAAAAGATCTCCCCAGAGTTGGTGGACGCGTTGGACCGCCTGACCCGCAAAGCGCGGGGTGGATTCACCCTCAAAACCAGCATCAGCAATGAAAACGGCGATGCCTACTTGCTGGAAGCCCAGAAAAAGATCTTTCCCCATAACGCCCTGCTTGAGTGGATGGAAGAGGAAAAGCTGGATTTCAGCCTCAAATTGAGCAGCGATGAGAAGAGCAATTAAACTTTCCCTGTTGCTTCTGCTGGCCTGCGCGGCACTGGGCGGGCAGGAACTGATCTACGAAAAGTATCCGGAGGGGGTGGACCTCTGGGTGCTGATACCCTATAATTCCCTGCTATTCAGGCAGGACGCGGACGCGGTCGAGTATCAGCTGACGCTCGAGATAAAAAACCAGGCGACCAGGCAGACCTGGAATTTCGAGCAAGTCATCCCCGTGCTGAAGAGGGATTGGCTGCAGAACACCGCCCTGCCTGTGTACTTCCAGGCGGAGCTGGACCCCGGCAAGCATCAGGCCCTCCTGCGCTTGAAGAATCTGGCCACGGGCGGCAAAACCGACCTGAAACGGACATTCTCGGTGGGCGAGGCTTTCACTGAGATCGGCCAGCCCTATCTGCTGGTTTTGAAAGAGGGGATATCCTTCATTCCCTCCGATCTGGGCAAGCTGCCGGTCCCTGTGGAGAACTGCGGCATCAGGCAGAAATTCAGCGCGGCGATCGACAGCGTTCACATCACGCTGCGAGACAGCCTGCTCTATATTCTGAATCCCGAACGCGAGATCCGGAGCGACCTGACCCGGTTTGTCAACAACGACTCGGCCGGGAACCTTGCCATCAGCTTCTTTGAAGGGAATATCCGCTACAACATGGCGCCCTTCCTCTTCAACCAGTGGTTCACCTACAACGCCCGCTACAGCTATAAGGAACAGATCCAGCAACTGCGCTACATCGCCAACCAGAACGAATGGAAGAGCATTCGCTCCGTTCCGGAGGACATGTATCAAGAGGTGATAGACCGGTTCTGGCAAGTGCATGATCCCAGCCCCGGAACGCTGCGCAACGAAGCCCGCGAAAGTTTCTACCAAAGGGTGATCACGGCCGATGAGCGGTTCACCGTCCACAAAAGATTGAAGGGTTGGAGCTCCGACCGCGGTAGAATATATATCAAGTACGGTGAACCGGACGAAATTTACAGTGAGGTCCATCCCATCGACCTGTATCCGTTCATAATCTGGTACTATTACGGCCAGAATCTGGAATTTGTGTTTTCCGACACGGGCGGATTCGGCCAATTCAGACTGAGGAACAAAGATGAGGAATATTAGACGCGCTTTGCCGGCCATCCTGCTCTGCCTGGCCGGAGGACTGTTTGCCAACCAGCTGATCAACCTGCACGTGAGCTCGCAGCGCTTCCTGGACAGGGATGGCAACACGGTCATTCATATCGATTACCAGATACCCTATGGCAATCTGGTCTTCCTGGCCCATAAGGGCGGCTATTTCGCGGAAGTGGACGTGACCGTGGATGTGGCTCGGGGCGACAGCGTCCTGTTCAGCCAGGCCATCCGCGACAACATCGGGATCACCAACAAGGACGACGCTGGCTCGGGCAAATCTTACCTGAACCGGGTGAGCTATATGCTTGACAGGGAAAGCCCCTACCTTTTCCGGATGACCGCGACCGACCTCAACTCCCAAAGAACCGCAGCCTGGATGTTCTCAGCCAACAGCCTCGAACCCGATGCCGCGCTAAGCGATCTGGAACTCTGCAGCCGGGTCTATCCGGACAGCAGCTCCTACCTGGGCAAGTTCCACCGGGGCAAGATGCTGTATCAAACCCAGCCTTCCCGGATCTTCGACAAGAATGTAAGCGACAACCTTTCCCTGTTCTTTGAGATCTACACGGCCCCGGACAAGCTGGGAGAATCAGCTTTACTGGTCCTGACCGTTGCCAAGGACAGCGTGCTGGTGCTGGACGATTTCATAGATTACACGCCCCAAAGCGAGGTGGAAGGGGTCACGCTCAAGATCCCCCTGATCGACCTGGCCCCGGGAAAATACCTTGGCTCATTGGAATACCAGCTGGATGAGGTCGCCACGGCCAGGGAGTTTGAGTTCTTTGTGACCGAGCCCCGCCAGGAAGTGAATTTTCTCTTCACGCAGCCTGACGATGATTATCAGCTGCTGAAGTATTTCCTGGGCG is part of the Candidatus Syntrophosphaera sp. genome and harbors:
- a CDS encoding DNA polymerase III subunit alpha, which encodes MSFVHLHNHTQYSLLDGACRVDRMVKLAVEYGMPAVAITDHGNLYGVIDFYKCASKAGIKPIIGIEAYVINGELDSEHHKSDIRQHLVLLAKDFQGYKNLMKLSSISFIEGFYYKPRISKSLLEKYSEGLICLSACVKGEIPALLLNGRAEEAREAISWYQRVFGDRFYLEIQNHGLDSEKEVMPVLIALAREMGQQLVVTNDCHYLHKEDYEAHDILLCIQTGKGLSEQNRLHYNTDQLYFKTEEEMRELFPDVPEAYENTLKIAELIDLELGYDKFLLPEIETPPEFEDMGAYLRALCEEGAREKYPEISDEVRSRIEFELDVIHRMGFDGYYLVVKDLIDNARKQGVPVGPGRGSGAGSIVAYLLNITQIDPIRYGLMFERFLNPDRISMPDFDIDFCAQGRGKVIDYVVQKYGRNSVTQIITFSTLGAKSVIKDVARVLMVPASEANNITKTIPYGKNLEEAYKESPDFKHLIDNNELYQSIYKHSLVLEGLIRQTGIHAAGLVIAPGDLTEYIPLTCSTQKDADNNILVQYEGKWLDELKFLKMDILGLKTLTLIQKTVDLVKQAHNIGLDVENLDLTDKKVYQLLGKGETDGVFQFESDGMRKYLMELRPNMFEDLIAMVALFRPGPMRFIPNYIARKHKKEKVEYDHPIMENSLRETYGVTVYQEQVMQISREMANFTGGEADSLRKAMGKKNHELLMRFKQKFVEGATANQVTERVADKIWQDWEKFAQYAFNKSHATCYALVAYRTAWLKAHYPVEFMAALLSLEDDPAAVPVKIEVCKSMGIKILPPNINRSDKEFSVRGKEVRFGLKAIKNLGEAAINAIVEDRVKNGTYGNIFNFCSRLDSSAINKTVLESLIASGSMDELEGTRAQKWAVIELALSFNTGAQRDRRIGQTSLFDLITSDESTEEYYPPLPIEDPWSYAYQLEKEKEVLGFYMGGHPLYEYRSLIRHLTNADAKSGKGKANQDLVLAGIVTAISRKRDAKGNPIAFVEFEDLAGRYEVALFNHDYQTHYPKLAAGSIFFVFGTKSGFNGNDDNLLRIVPANLIALEELPQILKGEIRLNIKQEKISPELVDALDRLTRKARGGFTLKTSISNENGDAYLLEAQKKIFPHNALLEWMEEEKLDFSLKLSSDEKSN
- a CDS encoding GWxTD domain-containing protein, producing MRRAIKLSLLLLLACAALGGQELIYEKYPEGVDLWVLIPYNSLLFRQDADAVEYQLTLEIKNQATRQTWNFEQVIPVLKRDWLQNTALPVYFQAELDPGKHQALLRLKNLATGGKTDLKRTFSVGEAFTEIGQPYLLVLKEGISFIPSDLGKLPVPVENCGIRQKFSAAIDSVHITLRDSLLYILNPEREIRSDLTRFVNNDSAGNLAISFFEGNIRYNMAPFLFNQWFTYNARYSYKEQIQQLRYIANQNEWKSIRSVPEDMYQEVIDRFWQVHDPSPGTLRNEARESFYQRVITADERFTVHKRLKGWSSDRGRIYIKYGEPDEIYSEVHPIDLYPFIIWYYYGQNLEFVFSDTGGFGQFRLRNKDEEY
- a CDS encoding GWxTD domain-containing protein gives rise to the protein MRNIRRALPAILLCLAGGLFANQLINLHVSSQRFLDRDGNTVIHIDYQIPYGNLVFLAHKGGYFAEVDVTVDVARGDSVLFSQAIRDNIGITNKDDAGSGKSYLNRVSYMLDRESPYLFRMTATDLNSQRTAAWMFSANSLEPDAALSDLELCSRVYPDSSSYLGKFHRGKMLYQTQPSRIFDKNVSDNLSLFFEIYTAPDKLGESALLVLTVAKDSVLVLDDFIDYTPQSEVEGVTLKIPLIDLAPGKYLGSLEYQLDEVATAREFEFFVTEPRQEVNFLFTQPDDDYQLLKYFLGGSVTSDWKNYDEATKRRYVSQLWRSLANSRSMGIQDLIELVRERVEYANRYYGHFNPGWTSDMGRIHIRNGKPDEIDKDTTSDDTRYVRKDYQIWKYRGRLNAVYLFVDIQMNGNYRLVYVKNDESENSNPDYLRYLGSDFDTSILGN